In Paenibacillus sp. FSL R7-0345, a single window of DNA contains:
- a CDS encoding transcription initiation factor TFIID, giving the protein MIRTEALVYAERYAAQEEALHSKGDGRSSIHYPALFLFLGDKVSAAIEPVLMRCERKWDNAAGVLALHAGAGRDSKEQRPSGSTDWEHKEQQPSGSAGRDHKEQQSAGGSRERVMTMALPDAAGRDPRTVRKDVYREFHEDGRYLAGMNRTLRRITNSIADYGRLYSSFDVIHLTIITRVDDPLNVLLPEVALLARAVLSQSFKSVQTDLYTLINEREQGDNFGYSSSAGLAFLRELDGMQLPDYTFKAPLLVTEDGLSIPVSHGPSALFDLVYLLSDKNERGMSPVNGMEDNYEIIAHISLLKNRVRPSSDQASGHGGYNNMTFKSGIRGSTGRQGYASAGFSAVRRPSKPIAMAVLYHAFHVLAAKLQTGGGWSLRDRQALLGLTPEALRERAAGLLPDEAGIAEMTGLMSHGRPSYSELKPLSLREAEALLFGDGGEAYFRSNFADGSAARAAALDPAREWATVLAAQEQATPPVTFYQLAEWTAEQGEAGGSVLNALRQHMNGLRSALAGAEEELEQFYAQSVERQPFQRVPLLDKRTVRNFIHYLFESIYSRKYEILRLKLELDIALRYDAALEQLHAESRAKVQTMQALEEELRSLALASIGRSGEAVDQNIMEYYRTVTAEVMLDIETRRGAGIFFSDRFMGSISELLRQGGAAVVRRLIDVCQRELLTAGAFTLPFEEELLRRANVAAAYENREIVSREELFKQLYLGLEDSAAINVRLFEYTQEHRHEEKYFFGDSGSEFLRYALNADGTTRIYRLGVVHEQRRSGVEKLNLMGGFHLEDLLYYRNGKVYYETYVQNGYRLHGVDEEQLPELR; this is encoded by the coding sequence ATGATTAGAACAGAAGCACTGGTCTATGCAGAACGATATGCGGCGCAGGAAGAGGCGCTGCACAGCAAGGGGGATGGACGCAGCAGCATCCATTACCCCGCCCTGTTTCTGTTCCTTGGTGACAAGGTATCGGCAGCGATTGAGCCGGTGCTTATGCGCTGTGAGCGGAAATGGGATAATGCCGCAGGAGTGCTGGCGCTGCATGCCGGCGCAGGCCGGGATAGTAAAGAGCAGCGGCCGTCTGGGAGTACAGATTGGGAGCATAAAGAACAGCAGCCGTCTGGCAGTGCGGGCCGGGATCATAAAGAGCAGCAGTCCGCCGGCGGCAGCCGGGAACGGGTGATGACGATGGCCCTGCCGGATGCGGCAGGGCGTGATCCCCGTACAGTGCGCAAGGACGTCTACCGGGAATTTCATGAGGACGGCCGTTATCTGGCGGGGATGAACCGGACGCTCCGGCGGATCACCAACAGCATAGCAGACTATGGACGGCTGTATTCTTCTTTTGACGTAATCCATCTCACTATCATTACGCGGGTCGATGACCCGCTTAATGTGCTGCTGCCGGAGGTTGCCCTGCTGGCCCGGGCGGTGCTTAGCCAGTCGTTCAAATCGGTGCAGACTGACCTGTACACGTTGATCAACGAGCGGGAGCAGGGGGATAACTTCGGATATTCCAGCTCGGCCGGGCTGGCTTTTCTGCGTGAGCTGGACGGAATGCAGCTGCCGGACTATACGTTTAAAGCGCCGCTCCTCGTTACGGAGGACGGATTATCTATTCCTGTGTCCCACGGCCCTTCCGCCCTGTTTGATCTGGTTTACCTGCTCTCGGATAAAAATGAGCGGGGGATGAGCCCGGTGAACGGCATGGAGGATAACTATGAGATTATTGCGCACATCAGTCTGCTCAAGAACCGGGTGCGTCCTTCTTCCGATCAGGCTTCCGGTCACGGCGGCTACAACAATATGACGTTCAAAAGCGGCATCCGCGGCAGTACCGGCCGGCAGGGCTATGCCTCCGCCGGATTCTCGGCGGTGCGCAGGCCGAGCAAGCCGATTGCCATGGCGGTGCTGTACCATGCTTTTCATGTTCTGGCCGCGAAGCTGCAGACCGGCGGCGGCTGGAGCCTGCGCGACCGCCAGGCGCTGCTTGGCCTGACGCCGGAGGCACTGCGCGAGCGTGCTGCGGGTTTACTGCCCGATGAGGCGGGCATCGCCGAAATGACCGGTCTGATGAGCCACGGCCGTCCGTCCTACAGCGAGCTGAAGCCGCTCTCGCTGCGCGAGGCGGAAGCTTTGCTGTTCGGCGACGGCGGCGAGGCGTATTTCCGCAGCAACTTTGCGGATGGTTCCGCTGCGCGTGCTGCGGCCCTTGACCCTGCGCGCGAGTGGGCCACCGTACTGGCGGCTCAGGAGCAGGCAACTCCGCCGGTGACGTTCTACCAGCTGGCGGAGTGGACGGCCGAGCAGGGCGAGGCCGGGGGCAGTGTGCTGAACGCGCTGCGTCAGCACATGAATGGTTTGCGCTCGGCGCTGGCGGGCGCCGAGGAGGAGCTGGAGCAGTTCTACGCGCAGAGCGTGGAGCGCCAGCCGTTCCAGCGGGTGCCGCTGCTGGACAAGCGGACCGTGCGCAATTTCATTCATTATTTGTTTGAGAGTATATATAGTAGGAAATACGAGATTCTCAGGCTGAAGCTGGAGCTGGACATTGCGCTCCGCTATGATGCTGCACTGGAACAGCTGCATGCCGAGAGCAGAGCCAAAGTGCAGACGATGCAGGCGCTGGAAGAAGAGCTGCGCAGCCTTGCGCTGGCAAGCATTGGGCGGTCCGGCGAAGCAGTAGACCAGAATATCATGGAATACTACCGCACTGTGACCGCCGAGGTCATGCTGGACATTGAGACCCGGCGTGGGGCGGGCATTTTCTTCAGCGACCGTTTCATGGGCAGCATCTCGGAGCTGCTGCGCCAGGGCGGAGCGGCTGTTGTCCGCCGCCTGATCGACGTATGCCAGAGAGAGCTGCTGACAGCGGGGGCGTTCACCCTTCCCTTCGAAGAAGAGCTGCTGCGGCGGGCCAATGTTGCAGCGGCGTACGAGAACCGGGAGATTGTGTCCAGGGAGGAGCTGTTCAAGCAGCTCTATCTGGGTCTTGAAGACAGCGCGGCGATCAACGTCCGCCTGTTCGAATACACGCAGGAGCACCGCCATGAGGAAAAATATTTCTTCGGCGACAGCGGCTCCGAATTTCTGCGGTACGCACTGAATGCAGACGGAACAACCAGGATCTACCGCCTGGGCGTTGTCCACGAGCAGCGCCGGAGCGGAGTCGAGAAGCTTAACCTGATGGGCGGCTTCCATCTGGAGGACCTGCTCTATTACCGCAACGGCAAGGTATACTACGAAACCTATGTACAGAACGGTTATAGGCTGCACGGTGTAGATGAGGAGCAGTTGCCTGAGCTTAGGTAA
- a CDS encoding vWA domain-containing protein has translation MQRKINLLLLCFSLLGGGVAYVLGELLLGRRPYDLPSIIIVGLYFAIVAFGILVGALLAEMISPRLNGLSWKQRYLGLSWKLLPLVVVMLFGLGTLMEFVYELNFGGIKAVKNVVMVIDDSGSMQQSDPANSRYTAAEALVQQMDKDNQVAVVTFSQEAAVVQPLISLENTESRTKVSEVIRNLQTTEGGTNISGALTEAMNVISSDGEAGRGAMVILLSDGFSEFNTATELNEYKSRGIAVNTIGLALDDQSGPLLLQDIATATGGQYYDVTDAGRLGEVFQQIYDRLGDRTLLTERSDATADSPYYAVVRILALILIGTALGIGLGVVFDNRHLAKSFGIGGWVAGLCAGLILEFGLSGQSFSDALIRLSAVLLLAAILSLFTYVVPVGEGRLTRRGRRDAAAAAPASGEFHSPRRNRNSKGF, from the coding sequence ATGCAGCGGAAAATCAATCTGCTCTTATTGTGTTTCAGCCTGCTTGGCGGCGGAGTGGCGTATGTGCTCGGGGAGCTGCTGCTTGGCCGCAGGCCGTATGATCTGCCGTCGATTATTATTGTCGGCCTTTATTTTGCCATTGTAGCATTTGGCATCCTGGTCGGTGCACTGCTGGCTGAGATGATCTCGCCGCGGCTGAACGGGCTGTCGTGGAAGCAGCGTTATCTGGGACTGTCATGGAAGCTGCTGCCGCTAGTGGTAGTCATGCTGTTTGGTCTCGGCACACTGATGGAGTTTGTATACGAGCTGAATTTTGGCGGCATTAAAGCGGTCAAAAATGTCGTTATGGTCATCGATGACTCCGGCAGCATGCAGCAGAGCGATCCGGCCAACAGCCGATATACCGCAGCCGAAGCGCTGGTACAGCAGATGGACAAAGATAATCAGGTGGCTGTAGTCACCTTCAGTCAGGAGGCTGCGGTGGTACAGCCGCTGATTTCACTTGAAAATACCGAAAGCCGTACCAAGGTATCGGAGGTCATTCGCAATCTGCAGACAACCGAAGGCGGCACGAACATCAGCGGTGCTCTGACCGAGGCTATGAATGTGATCAGCAGTGATGGAGAAGCCGGCCGGGGAGCCATGGTTATCCTGCTGTCCGACGGCTTCAGCGAATTTAACACAGCTACTGAGCTGAATGAATATAAAAGCCGGGGAATCGCCGTCAACACCATCGGGCTTGCGCTGGATGACCAGTCCGGCCCGCTTCTGCTGCAGGATATTGCTACGGCAACAGGCGGGCAATACTACGATGTTACCGATGCAGGACGCCTGGGTGAAGTGTTCCAGCAGATCTATGACCGGCTGGGCGACCGTACCCTGCTGACTGAGCGCAGCGATGCGACAGCAGACAGCCCTTATTATGCTGTTGTGCGGATTCTGGCACTGATACTGATCGGCACCGCACTTGGTATCGGGCTTGGCGTTGTGTTCGACAACCGTCATCTGGCCAAAAGCTTCGGCATCGGCGGCTGGGTAGCCGGTCTCTGCGCCGGTCTGATTCTCGAATTCGGGCTTAGCGGCCAGTCGTTCAGCGATGCATTGATCCGGCTAAGCGCAGTTCTGTTGCTGGCAGCTATTCTGTCACTCTTTACTTATGTGGTACCGGTTGGTGAAGGACGTCTGACCCGCCGCGGGAGAAGAGATGCAGCGGCTGCAGCGCCGGCATCGGGTGAATTCCATTCCCCACGCAGAAACAGGAACAGCAAGGGCTTTTAG
- a CDS encoding beta-mannanase: MRYAEVNPSAPAISEVTARVEDRFCTLRWRWPDGVQAVCIHKETAEGLDRGELPPSGMKLYTREEYKANNGYRDRMEDIGLVVYTVYARINENGETLLIRQPDGSNRITVSAGKARIYFSIQHKKAIFAKQKTVHMTITAEVPVPKDVLCYVKKRGGYPASREDGVLFPFVQDFAAGRNILPPIEIGKEDFVRIFFTDGRKYGQYYELVPE; encoded by the coding sequence ATGAGGTACGCCGAAGTAAATCCCTCTGCACCGGCAATCAGTGAAGTAACTGCCCGGGTAGAGGACCGGTTTTGTACGCTGAGATGGCGCTGGCCGGACGGCGTGCAGGCGGTCTGCATCCACAAAGAAACAGCAGAGGGGCTGGACCGCGGGGAGCTTCCGCCTTCCGGCATGAAGCTGTACACCCGTGAGGAATACAAAGCGAACAACGGATACCGGGACCGGATGGAAGACATCGGACTGGTGGTTTATACCGTATATGCACGGATCAACGAAAATGGCGAGACGCTGCTTATCAGGCAGCCGGACGGCTCAAACCGGATTACAGTCAGCGCCGGCAAGGCGAGAATTTATTTTTCCATCCAGCACAAAAAAGCGATATTTGCCAAGCAAAAAACAGTACATATGACGATTACCGCTGAAGTGCCGGTGCCGAAGGATGTACTCTGCTATGTCAAAAAGAGAGGCGGGTACCCGGCTTCCCGGGAGGACGGCGTGCTATTCCCGTTTGTGCAGGATTTTGCCGCCGGACGGAACATACTGCCGCCAATCGAGATCGGCAAAGAGGATTTTGTGCGGATTTTTTTCACCGATGGGCGTAAATACGGACAGTATTACGAGCTGGTACCGGAATAA